A stretch of Candidatus Bathyarchaeota archaeon DNA encodes these proteins:
- a CDS encoding nitronate monooxygenase, with product MIWKTKITEMLGCTYPIIQGAFAGFGKSDIAAPVSEAGGFGIITAHAFRDARKLREDIQKAKSMTEKPFGVNFTIIPPRLTEDFYEEMVEVAIDEGIGTVFTSAYKAKKIGDRIHAAGLKWVHKVVTMKHALAAERHGADAVIIVGLEGTGYKNPLQNTTMINMVMADRMLRVPFVAAGGIGDARGFLSALAMGAQALYIGTGFMATKECPIPDKIKQKFVEQSSFDPDLYPKIYHHQLKDSGVGSMTVGVINKIVTVQEFIDEIIKNAENIIKQWGFTGDIFSTY from the coding sequence ATGATATGGAAAACAAAGATAACAGAAATGTTAGGATGCACATACCCAATCATACAGGGTGCTTTTGCCGGATTTGGAAAATCGGATATAGCAGCCCCAGTCTCCGAAGCAGGAGGATTTGGGATCATTACTGCTCATGCCTTTAGAGATGCGAGAAAATTAAGAGAGGATATACAAAAAGCAAAATCAATGACTGAAAAACCTTTCGGCGTAAATTTTACTATTATTCCACCACGATTAACAGAGGATTTTTACGAGGAGATGGTAGAAGTTGCCATCGATGAAGGGATAGGAACTGTTTTTACCTCCGCTTACAAGGCAAAAAAAATTGGTGATAGGATCCATGCAGCTGGGCTAAAGTGGGTCCACAAAGTCGTAACGATGAAACATGCACTGGCTGCAGAAAGGCATGGTGCAGACGCCGTGATCATTGTTGGACTTGAGGGAACTGGATACAAGAACCCGCTCCAAAATACGACCATGATCAATATGGTGATGGCAGATCGAATGCTAAGGGTGCCCTTTGTTGCAGCTGGAGGAATTGGAGATGCTCGGGGATTTCTGTCAGCTTTAGCAATGGGTGCTCAGGCATTATATATTGGGACAGGATTTATGGCGACAAAAGAATGCCCGATTCCAGATAAGATCAAACAAAAATTTGTTGAGCAGTCTTCTTTTGATCCTGATTTATATCCAAAAATCTATCATCACCAGTTAAAAGATTCGGGGGTAGGTTCGATGACAGTTGGTGTTATCAACAAAATCGTGACAGTTCAGGAGTTTATTGATGAGATTATAAAAAACGCAGAAAACATCATAAAGCAATGGGGGTTTACAGGCGATATTTTTTCTACCTATTAA
- a CDS encoding nitroreductase family deazaflavin-dependent oxidoreductase: MLKLKHTMALDGKRPNRLWRLFFRIPLYLYNLRILGWERIIGAQFIKITTKGRRTGKSHSVLVDVLEHDLEKDVYYVSSAYGAGADWVKNIKVNPVFNVQIGRRRFKAKSEQVSGQNGSKLLFRYIDEHRDYMKGLYKMMGIDLDVLSTEELMEVLTKEMVLAITPSMKREK; this comes from the coding sequence ATGCTAAAACTCAAGCATACAATGGCGCTAGATGGTAAACGTCCAAACCGATTATGGCGACTATTCTTTCGAATTCCACTTTACCTTTACAACCTGAGAATATTAGGATGGGAGCGAATAATTGGAGCCCAATTCATCAAGATCACAACCAAAGGTAGGAGAACCGGAAAGTCTCACTCTGTGCTCGTTGATGTGCTAGAACATGATTTGGAGAAAGATGTCTACTATGTCTCCTCTGCGTATGGGGCTGGAGCTGATTGGGTAAAGAACATTAAGGTCAATCCTGTTTTCAACGTTCAAATAGGTAGACGACGGTTTAAAGCTAAATCTGAACAAGTATCAGGTCAAAATGGCAGTAAGTTGTTATTTAGGTACATTGATGAACATAGAGACTATATGAAAGGTCTCTACAAGATGATGGGTATCGATCTAGACGTTCTCTCAACGGAAGAGCTTATGGAAGTGCTAACAAAAGAGATGGTTCTGGCAATTACTCCATCAATGAAAAGAGAGAAGTGA
- a CDS encoding amidohydrolase family protein: protein MSDHDILIENARIVDGTGRESYTGSIGVMGDRITSLGEVKGDAAEVVNAEGLIASPGWIDAHSHSDHTILFYPRLNSYIMQGITTFVGGQCGGSAAPIGNMIGLPGLARDHIQKIEPHKYYPEKQLYSRDKVNEIMAEKYGWTVDWNTMGEWFERIESIGISLNMAPLVGQGTVRIRVMGEDYKRHSTEEELGEMKKLIRDAMDEGCIGMSSGLDYDPSVYAHIDEINACVEVLNEYDGSVYCPHWRRTGRRRDVKFGDTRSNKVDGILESIETCRITGVPTHLAHLTPGWRLIPEGNDMMEEMNIRATLQFIDDAREEGLNLTYDAMPWFIFAGFGVMPYLSSLLTPWLREQGSREAFAEWLKVPDYRKEVIDAISGGKWFIRLAYNPNTNPQWAENLWVVKHKNRDYNNKTVGTIAEELQKPKLQTYFDLVCEDPHARGVAVGVAESGNFPWKPYRALFFKHPAGCLSLDQRLVDHTRTQEMPPYRMPGINAFSGFPGFLIHYVKETKLLSLEEAIDKMSTTAARQHCLKGRGTLTPGSYADIVLFDWDRLKVTGDPVETRRYPEGIEHVYVNGTAAVKKGEYTGLASGKVVKRSI, encoded by the coding sequence ATGTCTGATCATGATATTCTGATCGAGAACGCCCGTATTGTCGACGGGACCGGGAGGGAAAGCTACACTGGTTCCATTGGGGTCATGGGCGACAGGATCACTTCGCTTGGAGAGGTGAAGGGGGATGCTGCAGAGGTAGTTAATGCTGAGGGACTCATCGCCTCCCCGGGATGGATCGACGCCCATAGCCACAGCGATCACACCATCTTGTTTTATCCGAGGCTGAACAGCTACATTATGCAGGGTATTACCACCTTCGTTGGGGGCCAGTGCGGGGGCTCCGCTGCCCCAATCGGGAACATGATCGGCCTCCCTGGCCTCGCCAGAGATCACATCCAAAAGATCGAGCCCCATAAGTACTACCCGGAGAAGCAGCTCTACTCTCGGGACAAGGTTAACGAGATCATGGCTGAGAAATACGGCTGGACCGTGGACTGGAACACAATGGGGGAGTGGTTCGAAAGGATTGAGTCGATCGGAATTAGCTTAAATATGGCTCCACTAGTAGGTCAGGGCACCGTTAGGATCAGGGTTATGGGAGAGGACTACAAGCGCCACAGCACCGAGGAGGAACTTGGGGAGATGAAAAAGCTCATCCGGGATGCCATGGACGAGGGCTGTATTGGGATGAGCAGTGGCCTTGACTACGATCCCAGCGTCTACGCCCATATAGATGAGATCAACGCCTGCGTAGAGGTTCTCAACGAGTATGATGGTTCTGTTTACTGCCCCCACTGGAGGAGGACGGGGAGGCGCCGGGACGTCAAATTTGGTGATACCCGGAGTAACAAGGTGGATGGCATCCTTGAAAGCATAGAGACCTGTCGTATTACCGGTGTCCCAACCCACCTTGCCCACCTAACTCCGGGGTGGAGGCTTATCCCAGAGGGGAACGACATGATGGAGGAGATGAATATAAGGGCCACCCTTCAGTTCATCGACGACGCCAGGGAGGAGGGACTCAACCTTACCTATGACGCAATGCCCTGGTTTATCTTTGCAGGCTTTGGGGTCATGCCCTATCTCAGCAGCCTGCTCACCCCGTGGCTCAGGGAGCAGGGAAGCCGAGAGGCCTTTGCTGAGTGGCTCAAGGTCCCTGATTACCGGAAGGAGGTTATTGACGCCATCTCAGGGGGAAAGTGGTTTATCCGCCTCGCCTATAACCCCAACACCAACCCCCAGTGGGCAGAGAACCTCTGGGTCGTAAAACACAAGAACAGAGATTACAATAACAAGACAGTGGGAACCATAGCTGAGGAGCTCCAAAAACCCAAGCTGCAAACCTACTTTGACCTCGTATGCGAGGATCCACACGCTCGAGGAGTAGCAGTAGGGGTTGCAGAAAGCGGCAACTTTCCGTGGAAGCCCTACAGGGCCCTCTTTTTCAAACATCCCGCAGGATGCCTAAGCCTTGACCAAAGACTCGTTGATCACACAAGAACGCAGGAGATGCCACCCTATAGGATGCCTGGAATAAACGCTTTCAGTGGCTTCCCAGGGTTTCTTATCCATTATGTCAAGGAGACCAAACTTCTCAGCCTCGAAGAGGCAATTGACAAGATGTCCACCACTGCAGCGAGGCAGCACTGCCTTAAGGGGAGGGGTACACTAACGCCGGGAAGCTATGCCGACATAGTCCTTTTCGACTGGGACCGTCTAAAGGTCACCGGAGACCCTGTTGAGACTCGCCGATACCCAGAGGGAATAGAGCACGTCTATGTCAACGGCACCGCTGCAGTGAAGAAAGGCGAGTATACGGGCTTAGCATCGGGAAAAGTAGTGAAAAGGAGTATATAG
- a CDS encoding SIMPL domain-containing protein (The SIMPL domain is named for its presence in mouse protein SIMPL (signalling molecule that associates with mouse pelle-like kinase). Bacterial member BP26, from Brucella, was shown to assemble into a channel-like structure, while YggE from E. coli has been associated with resistance to oxidative stress.), with product MSLKRKYIYVLAICLSIIVAGAIIAYNPFREKMDETIFKFPAGIPPSLGIGYATSLGDADVNSIQVSGQGSVSAKATQATLTLGAWTDNPVAAKAVEENALLMTSVIDAITGLGIAEDKVKTVTYSVNTNYDWETRSVKGYQVTNMIQITVEDINMVGEVIDLTAAAGANNIQGISFGISDQEAKDLANNAYVLALQNAREKAELIANTLDLEITDVLYVSESSFAPYSPYRGNVEMAMDSRSSVPTPIIEGSLSVSVNVQIAFSIQ from the coding sequence ATGAGTCTGAAAAGGAAATACATCTACGTCTTAGCGATCTGCCTCTCGATCATAGTCGCCGGAGCAATTATCGCCTATAACCCGTTCCGAGAGAAGATGGATGAGACCATATTCAAGTTCCCAGCTGGGATACCGCCCTCTCTGGGAATTGGATATGCTACCTCCTTAGGTGATGCCGACGTCAATTCTATCCAAGTGTCTGGACAAGGGAGTGTCTCCGCTAAAGCAACCCAGGCTACACTTACACTTGGGGCATGGACAGATAATCCCGTCGCAGCTAAGGCGGTGGAGGAAAACGCTCTTCTTATGACCTCGGTAATAGATGCCATCACAGGACTGGGCATAGCGGAAGACAAGGTCAAGACTGTAACCTACAGTGTAAACACCAACTATGACTGGGAAACCAGATCCGTCAAAGGCTATCAAGTCACTAACATGATCCAAATTACTGTTGAGGATATTAACATGGTGGGGGAGGTCATTGATCTTACAGCTGCAGCCGGCGCCAATAATATCCAAGGAATCAGTTTCGGAATCTCCGATCAAGAAGCCAAGGACTTAGCAAATAATGCCTACGTTTTGGCTCTCCAGAATGCACGGGAAAAAGCTGAACTAATCGCCAACACTTTGGATCTAGAGATAACTGACGTCCTTTACGTAAGCGAGAGCTCTTTTGCTCCCTACTCCCCTTATAGGGGAAACGTAGAGATGGCAATGGACAGTAGATCCTCCGTGCCTACTCCCATCATCGAAGGGAGCTTGAGCGTCTCTGTCAACGTCCAGATTGCGTTCAGCATCCAGTAG
- a CDS encoding 3-hydroxyacyl-CoA dehydrogenase, whose product MKKSTVIGAGIMGHGIAELLALAGVEVTIVDINEELLKKAVENITWSLGKFVERRRIREEDAKAALERIKTNTNLEEAVVNADLVVEAVPEVMELKKIIYKKLDEAAPGHAILASNTSSLSITEMAEQTGRPEKVVGMHFFNPPMLMALVEVVRGEETDDETTDAIVKLVEKLGKTPVVVRKDVRGFIVNRVIGAVMNEAFWVVENGEATIEEVDAAVKYKAGFPLGAFELADMIGLDVMYEVGQIMETAYGDVAKSSPMLAKLVEEGNLGQKTGKGFYDWKVGRPRIPFKLSGKFDVQRLYAVATNEAARLIHEDVAGPEDIDVGMKLGTGWPMGPCEQADKQGLDRHLGKLKELYAKYEKEVYAPCPFLKDCVAKGWTGKASGKGFYEYG is encoded by the coding sequence ATGAAGAAATCAACGGTAATCGGAGCCGGTATCATGGGTCACGGCATAGCCGAGCTTCTAGCCCTCGCTGGTGTTGAGGTCACCATTGTAGACATCAACGAAGAGCTCCTCAAGAAGGCAGTGGAGAACATCACTTGGAGCCTTGGCAAATTTGTTGAGAGGAGACGCATTAGAGAGGAGGATGCAAAGGCAGCCCTCGAGAGGATCAAGACCAATACCAACCTCGAGGAGGCCGTTGTAAACGCCGACCTTGTTGTTGAGGCTGTCCCTGAGGTGATGGAGCTAAAGAAGATCATATATAAGAAACTGGACGAAGCAGCTCCCGGGCACGCGATCCTTGCAAGCAATACCTCGAGCCTCAGCATCACCGAAATGGCTGAGCAGACGGGGAGGCCCGAGAAGGTAGTGGGAATGCACTTTTTCAATCCCCCGATGCTAATGGCCCTCGTAGAAGTAGTGAGAGGAGAGGAAACCGACGATGAGACCACAGATGCGATCGTCAAGCTGGTGGAGAAACTGGGGAAGACCCCCGTCGTGGTACGGAAGGACGTTCGTGGATTTATTGTGAATCGTGTTATCGGGGCCGTGATGAACGAGGCGTTCTGGGTTGTCGAGAACGGCGAGGCAACGATAGAGGAGGTAGACGCAGCTGTGAAATACAAGGCAGGCTTTCCCTTGGGCGCCTTCGAGCTCGCGGACATGATTGGCCTTGACGTGATGTACGAGGTGGGGCAGATCATGGAGACGGCATATGGAGACGTCGCAAAGTCAAGCCCCATGCTCGCAAAGCTTGTTGAGGAGGGAAACCTGGGCCAAAAGACAGGGAAGGGCTTCTACGACTGGAAGGTGGGGCGCCCCAGAATCCCGTTTAAGTTGTCAGGGAAGTTTGATGTTCAGAGACTCTACGCAGTGGCCACAAACGAAGCCGCCCGACTCATTCACGAGGACGTGGCGGGGCCCGAGGACATCGACGTGGGGATGAAGCTGGGCACAGGATGGCCAATGGGTCCCTGCGAGCAAGCGGATAAGCAGGGGCTGGACAGGCATCTAGGGAAACTAAAGGAGCTGTACGCCAAATACGAAAAGGAGGTCTATGCACCATGCCCGTTTCTAAAAGACTGCGTGGCAAAGGGCTGGACCGGCAAAGCCTCAGGGAAAGGGTTCTACGAATATGGCTAA
- a CDS encoding long-chain fatty acid--CoA ligase, translating to MDIPKNWPDYVPHTIDYPDIPLFRLLDDSAEKHPEATATIYKGGRLTYRELKEQVDRFATALQRLGVTREDKIALFLPNIPQFVIAYYGSLKAGAIVTAISPLYKEREIKHQIQDSQAETLVVLDLLYPILKKVKSETGLKRIIVTGVGEYLPSVKRILGSLLGKIPTHKVDLEAGMYRFQDLIKEYPPTPAPVKVDSKEDLALLQYTGGTTGLPKGAMLTHYNLVSNAFMCNAWSKTEEGKEVQVNVLPLYHIYGMSVTMNNAIASASTMVLIPRPDLKEVLSSIQKYKATLFGGVPTLYGALITHPNISDYDLSSIKFCISGASPLPPKVQKKFMELTGGVLVEGYGLTEASPVTHGNPLDPTLETVKIGSVGLSWPDTEARIMSEDSDVELPVGMVGEMAIRGPQVMKGYWNDPEGTAAVLRDGWLFTGDYAKRDEEGYFYIVDRKKDMIKYKGYSVFPREVEDVLYEHPAVKVVAIVGIPDEISGEMPKAFIVLKDGAEATEEELVEFVKERVASYKRIRAVEFRDKLPMTLVGKVLKKDLREA from the coding sequence ATGGATATTCCCAAGAATTGGCCTGACTATGTTCCCCATACCATTGATTACCCTGATATCCCGCTCTTCAGACTCCTCGACGACTCTGCTGAAAAGCATCCTGAGGCCACGGCGACTATCTACAAGGGCGGTCGGCTGACATATAGGGAGTTGAAGGAGCAGGTCGACAGGTTCGCGACAGCTCTCCAGAGACTTGGTGTAACAAGAGAGGACAAAATCGCCCTGTTCCTCCCTAACATCCCCCAGTTCGTGATAGCGTACTATGGCTCCCTTAAAGCTGGTGCCATCGTTACGGCGATCAGCCCTCTTTACAAAGAGAGAGAGATAAAACACCAGATTCAAGATTCACAAGCAGAAACCTTAGTGGTTCTAGATCTACTCTACCCTATCCTAAAGAAAGTCAAATCAGAGACAGGGCTAAAGAGGATCATCGTGACAGGCGTTGGTGAATACCTCCCTTCCGTCAAGAGAATCTTGGGCTCTCTCCTTGGAAAGATTCCAACCCATAAAGTGGACCTAGAGGCTGGGATGTACCGTTTTCAAGACCTAATCAAGGAATACCCGCCAACCCCAGCTCCTGTAAAGGTAGACTCGAAGGAAGACCTTGCCTTACTCCAATACACAGGAGGCACAACAGGGCTCCCAAAAGGTGCTATGCTCACCCACTATAACCTAGTATCAAACGCCTTTATGTGTAATGCTTGGTCCAAAACGGAAGAGGGAAAAGAGGTCCAAGTCAACGTTCTTCCTCTCTACCATATCTATGGCATGTCGGTTACGATGAATAATGCCATCGCATCCGCTAGCACAATGGTGTTGATCCCTCGCCCTGACTTAAAGGAGGTGCTCAGTTCCATCCAGAAATACAAGGCCACTTTATTCGGTGGCGTCCCAACCCTCTACGGAGCGCTCATAACCCATCCCAACATCTCAGACTATGACCTCTCCTCGATAAAGTTCTGTATTTCAGGTGCCTCTCCTCTCCCTCCCAAAGTCCAGAAAAAGTTCATGGAACTCACCGGCGGTGTTCTGGTTGAGGGATACGGACTTACTGAGGCTTCACCTGTTACTCATGGAAACCCCTTAGACCCCACATTGGAGACTGTGAAAATCGGCTCTGTCGGCCTTTCATGGCCAGACACCGAGGCGAGGATAATGAGCGAGGACAGTGATGTGGAGCTCCCTGTCGGCATGGTTGGAGAGATGGCAATAAGAGGTCCCCAAGTCATGAAGGGTTATTGGAATGACCCTGAAGGGACAGCTGCAGTCCTTAGAGATGGGTGGCTCTTTACCGGTGACTATGCTAAGCGAGATGAGGAGGGCTATTTTTACATTGTTGACCGGAAGAAGGATATGATAAAATACAAGGGATACAGCGTCTTTCCTCGGGAGGTCGAGGATGTTCTCTATGAGCATCCAGCGGTTAAGGTCGTAGCCATAGTGGGTATACCTGATGAAATAAGCGGTGAGATGCCGAAGGCTTTCATAGTCCTCAAGGACGGTGCTGAGGCTACAGAAGAGGAATTGGTTGAATTCGTGAAGGAACGGGTAGCCTCTTATAAGAGGATCAGAGCAGTGGAATTCAGAGATAAACTTCCGATGACGCTGGTGGGTAAGGTTCTTAAAAAAGATCTGAGAGAAGCCTAA
- a CDS encoding DUF998 domain-containing protein, with the protein MSIIKMKFTKLSGLCGIIGPISALFLIFLAINQAQWFSWTNNSLSDLGVSEVSYLFNSAVIFAGILNFFFALGVKRIFGQDKFSKVGIIILLLGGASLGLVGVFTEESPVIHNLVAMGYFVLFPVALILLGFSLRRIDGNYGVFTVLSGVLALGGIFGLSSFYVGLAIPEIVEAIVLALWTISMGIKLFRK; encoded by the coding sequence ATGTCTATTATTAAGATGAAGTTCACTAAACTTTCGGGTTTATGTGGAATAATAGGACCTATATCTGCTCTATTCCTGATATTTCTCGCCATCAATCAAGCACAATGGTTTTCTTGGACGAATAACTCCCTCAGCGATCTGGGAGTGAGCGAAGTATCCTATCTCTTTAACTCCGCAGTAATCTTTGCAGGCATTTTGAATTTCTTCTTTGCTCTGGGGGTGAAACGTATTTTTGGTCAAGATAAATTTTCGAAAGTTGGCATCATTATACTTCTTTTAGGGGGTGCGTCACTTGGGCTAGTTGGGGTATTCACCGAGGAGTCTCCAGTGATCCATAATCTTGTCGCAATGGGTTACTTCGTCCTTTTCCCAGTAGCTTTGATTTTACTAGGATTTTCTCTCCGTAGAATCGACGGGAATTATGGAGTTTTCACAGTTTTATCGGGTGTTTTAGCTTTGGGGGGGATCTTTGGGTTGTCTAGTTTCTATGTGGGACTTGCGATTCCGGAGATCGTCGAGGCAATAGTCTTGGCTTTGTGGACTATTTCGATGGGAATTAAACTGTTCAGGAAATGA
- a CDS encoding acyl-CoA dehydrogenase family protein translates to MNFELTEEQEEIKQAVREFAEKEFTPELAREYDRKEEFPMELYRKAAQLGFIGLHFDEEYGGQGYGLTELCLCIEELCRADSTLGTSILIGSFGSDMIHMFGTEWQMRKYLPKVISGDWISSGAFTEPARGSDITMVDTTAAKDEDGYVVNGSKTLISNAPIADFGVILCQTDPGVQHRGSSLLVLDKGIPGFDSNPIHGKMGIRASLIGEYSFSDVRVPTEALVGVENMGFYHTLEFLDVGRVAVSAQVVGMAQGALDRALAYAKERRQFDRPLTDFQAIQHKIADIATNIEAARLMTYKAAWHIDKGRIIPKWSCMAKNFATVAAGRSVSEALQIFGGYGYISEYDIERIYRDVRVTEIYEGTTEIQKNMVARFLIRGE, encoded by the coding sequence ATGAACTTCGAACTCACAGAGGAGCAAGAAGAGATCAAGCAGGCTGTCAGGGAGTTCGCTGAGAAGGAGTTCACTCCCGAGCTGGCCCGGGAGTACGACCGGAAGGAGGAGTTCCCTATGGAACTCTACAGGAAGGCAGCCCAGCTTGGATTCATCGGTCTCCACTTTGACGAAGAATACGGGGGCCAGGGCTACGGCCTTACTGAGCTTTGCCTTTGTATCGAGGAGCTCTGTCGGGCTGACTCTACCCTTGGCACCTCGATCCTCATCGGCTCCTTTGGGAGCGACATGATCCATATGTTTGGCACCGAATGGCAGATGCGAAAGTACCTTCCAAAGGTTATTTCCGGAGATTGGATATCCTCCGGGGCATTCACCGAGCCAGCCCGGGGCAGCGATATCACCATGGTCGATACTACGGCGGCTAAAGATGAAGATGGATATGTTGTCAACGGTTCCAAGACCCTCATAAGCAATGCCCCCATCGCCGACTTTGGGGTCATCCTCTGCCAGACCGACCCCGGGGTTCAGCATCGGGGGAGTAGCCTCCTTGTTTTAGACAAAGGGATCCCTGGCTTCGACAGTAATCCGATCCACGGCAAGATGGGAATAAGGGCATCCCTAATAGGGGAGTACTCATTCAGCGATGTCAGGGTGCCTACCGAGGCCCTCGTCGGTGTCGAGAACATGGGATTTTACCACACCCTCGAGTTTCTCGATGTGGGGAGAGTCGCCGTCTCTGCCCAGGTCGTAGGGATGGCCCAGGGAGCCCTGGACAGGGCCCTCGCCTACGCCAAGGAGAGGAGGCAGTTCGACCGCCCCCTCACCGATTTCCAAGCCATCCAACATAAGATCGCCGATATTGCTACTAACATCGAGGCCGCCCGGTTAATGACCTACAAGGCCGCCTGGCACATTGACAAGGGGAGAATCATCCCAAAGTGGAGCTGCATGGCCAAGAACTTTGCAACAGTAGCCGCTGGCCGCAGCGTTTCCGAAGCCCTCCAAATTTTCGGCGGATACGGCTACATATCGGAGTATGACATAGAGCGCATCTATAGGGATGTCAGGGTTACCGAAATCTACGAAGGCACCACAGAGATCCAAAAGAACATGGTCGCAAGATTCCTAATACGGGGAGAATGA
- a CDS encoding histone deacetylase, producing MEPVVLVYHEGISRYDFGPGHPFRGDRFPKFMDLIEAHGLLNHPRVSVIEPEPAGDEILKLIHPESYIREVERRSEKYIPLSGDTPLSPSIVDATRLIVGTSVLAGELVATGAAKIGEGVGGGLHHAGRKYGGGFCVFNDVAVCAQSLVERLGLERVLILDSDVHAGNGTMDIFYEDPRFLYISVHQNPLTIFPGTGFINQIGEADGAGFTVNVPLPPGADDRCMAMFLEEVFKPLAKEFKPQVIIRNGGTDPHFSDGLGRLNLTFQGLWDIGMAVSKVAEEAGCGVVDLCCSGYNPETVAEGWLSLLTGVMGEKNPIVELAFSPRSSEVVLKEAERIIGDVKRQLREYWCFC from the coding sequence ATGGAACCGGTTGTCCTGGTCTACCATGAAGGGATTTCCAGATACGACTTTGGCCCAGGCCATCCCTTCAGGGGCGATAGGTTCCCGAAATTTATGGATCTGATTGAGGCTCACGGTTTACTAAACCATCCTAGGGTCTCCGTCATAGAGCCAGAACCCGCTGGCGATGAGATCCTAAAATTGATCCATCCGGAATCCTACATCAGGGAAGTTGAGAGGCGAAGTGAAAAATACATCCCGCTGTCAGGTGATACCCCCCTCAGCCCATCCATAGTAGATGCAACGCGACTCATCGTCGGGACATCCGTGCTGGCGGGGGAACTAGTCGCCACGGGAGCCGCTAAGATAGGGGAGGGCGTCGGCGGGGGGCTCCACCACGCCGGACGGAAATACGGGGGGGGATTCTGTGTCTTCAACGACGTCGCTGTTTGCGCTCAGAGCCTCGTCGAGCGCCTCGGCCTAGAGAGGGTGCTCATCCTCGACTCCGATGTCCACGCGGGGAACGGCACCATGGATATTTTCTATGAAGACCCCCGGTTCCTATACATCTCGGTGCACCAGAATCCCCTTACCATCTTTCCTGGAACGGGTTTCATCAACCAGATTGGGGAAGCGGATGGTGCTGGATTCACGGTAAATGTGCCTCTCCCTCCAGGTGCTGATGACCGCTGCATGGCCATGTTCCTTGAGGAAGTCTTCAAACCCCTTGCAAAGGAGTTCAAGCCCCAGGTGATAATAAGGAACGGTGGTACAGACCCCCACTTTTCAGACGGTCTAGGGAGGCTTAACCTGACATTTCAAGGGCTCTGGGACATAGGAATGGCCGTGTCTAAGGTCGCTGAGGAGGCCGGTTGCGGCGTAGTCGACCTCTGCTGCAGCGGCTACAATCCAGAGACAGTCGCCGAAGGGTGGCTCTCGCTCCTCACTGGAGTGATGGGTGAGAAGAACCCAATTGTGGAATTGGCTTTTAGTCCGAGGAGCTCTGAGGTCGTGTTAAAGGAGGCCGAGAGAATTATTGGCGACGTCAAGAGACAACTCCGAGAATATTGGTGCTTCTGTTGA
- a CDS encoding enoyl-CoA hydratase/isomerase family protein codes for MAKKSRYDTILTEKKDRIFWITLNRPGRMNAFNLEMIDEVSAAVEKVDADDEVRCIILKGDGDRGFSAGADLTIFSDLSPEGAIATSERGQRLMDRIEASPKPFIAAIHGFCLGGALEIVLACDFRVVSESAQLGSPEVNLGIIPGWGGTQRLSRLIGLGRAKEMVFLGDRMSAENAFRIGLVHKVVPLDNLYEEAEALAKRLAAGPPVALKVAKRVMNLGSQLSLEKGLKMEAASFGTLAETEDIIEGISAFFERRKPKFKGK; via the coding sequence ATGGCTAAGAAATCCCGTTACGATACGATACTAACTGAGAAAAAGGACAGGATCTTTTGGATCACCCTAAATCGTCCTGGACGAATGAATGCCTTCAACCTCGAGATGATTGACGAGGTCTCAGCAGCTGTCGAAAAGGTCGACGCTGATGATGAGGTAAGGTGCATTATCCTTAAGGGTGATGGAGACAGGGGCTTTAGCGCGGGTGCAGATCTCACCATCTTTTCGGATCTGAGCCCAGAGGGAGCTATTGCAACCTCAGAAAGGGGGCAGAGACTCATGGACAGGATCGAGGCGTCCCCCAAGCCGTTCATTGCGGCCATTCACGGCTTCTGTCTTGGCGGGGCCCTCGAGATCGTCCTAGCCTGTGACTTTAGGGTGGTGTCAGAGTCAGCGCAGTTGGGGAGCCCCGAAGTGAACTTGGGGATTATCCCGGGTTGGGGTGGAACTCAAAGGCTTAGCAGGTTGATTGGGCTCGGGAGGGCGAAGGAGATGGTATTCCTCGGTGACAGGATGTCCGCGGAAAATGCTTTTAGGATTGGTCTCGTCCACAAGGTGGTGCCTCTGGACAACCTCTACGAGGAGGCAGAGGCCCTTGCGAAAAGACTGGCTGCAGGGCCTCCAGTTGCCTTGAAGGTCGCGAAGCGAGTGATGAACTTAGGGAGTCAGCTCTCGCTCGAAAAGGGCCTCAAGATGGAAGCTGCCTCCTTCGGGACCCTGGCTGAGACCGAGGACATCATTGAGGGGATTTCAGCTTTCTTCGAAAGGCGGAAGCCCAAGTTTAAGGGAAAGTAA